A window of Shewanella mesophila contains these coding sequences:
- a CDS encoding basic amino acid ABC transporter substrate-binding protein, with amino-acid sequence MKKSMLLGCVALMAALGLTGCGKKEDVLVVGTNASFPPFEYVGGTSGDEIKGFDIDLARQIAKDAGKTLKIENMKFDSLIVALNSGKIDFIASGMTITPERQQSVNFSAPYYEATQVVLVNKEDDSIHTIEDLTGKHFAVQLGSTADMMAKQYTQEITAFNTGFEAIMELKNGKVDLVLFDSEPAANYLDKNPDLKLIKLAFAPEFYGFAVAKSQPELLSSINNTLVNMKQSGQYQALVSQHIK; translated from the coding sequence ATGAAAAAATCCATGTTATTGGGCTGCGTTGCATTAATGGCGGCCTTGGGGTTAACAGGATGTGGCAAGAAAGAAGATGTATTGGTTGTTGGAACCAACGCGTCGTTCCCGCCTTTTGAATATGTTGGCGGTACCAGCGGCGATGAGATCAAAGGTTTCGATATCGATTTAGCCCGTCAAATCGCCAAGGATGCAGGTAAAACGCTTAAGATCGAAAACATGAAGTTTGACTCGTTAATCGTAGCATTGAACTCAGGCAAAATTGACTTTATTGCATCGGGAATGACCATTACTCCTGAGCGTCAACAGAGCGTGAATTTTTCTGCTCCCTATTACGAAGCGACCCAGGTGGTATTGGTGAATAAAGAGGACGATAGTATTCACACTATCGAAGATCTAACGGGTAAACATTTTGCGGTGCAGTTGGGTTCTACTGCCGATATGATGGCGAAGCAATACACCCAGGAGATCACCGCATTTAATACCGGGTTCGAAGCCATTATGGAACTGAAAAATGGCAAGGTCGATCTCGTTTTATTTGACAGTGAGCCAGCGGCAAACTACTTGGATAAGAACCCAGATCTTAAACTTATCAAGCTTGCATTTGCTCCTGAGTTCTACGGTTTTGCCGTGGCTAAGTCGCAGCCAGAACTGCTATCGAGCATCAATAATACGCTGGTTAATATGAAGCAAAGCGGCCAATATCAAGCGCTTGTGTCTCAGCATATAAAGTGA
- the rluF gene encoding 23S rRNA pseudouridine(2604) synthase RluF, translating to MSDSATRLNKYISESGICSRREADRYIEQGNVFINGKRAQIGDTVSFGDKVKVNGRDIEPRQEEDLVFIALNKPVGIVSTTESTERDNIVDFVNHSDRIFPIGRLDKDSQGLIFLTNNGDLVNKILRAGNNHDKEYVVTVNKPITEAFLTGMRAGVPMLGVITKKCKVEQISTFVFKIVLVQGLNRQIRRMCEHFNFEVTKLERQSIMNVSLKGLPLGEWRDLDDEELSTLFKLIENSSSEDKKAPKKAVKKPTKKPNKSLRDKIEGPEHFMQNHGGNKKKKPAGANKGKPSHSRRPKR from the coding sequence GTGAGCGATTCAGCAACCCGTCTTAATAAATACATCAGTGAAAGTGGCATCTGTTCACGTCGAGAAGCCGATCGCTATATCGAACAGGGCAATGTATTTATCAATGGTAAACGTGCCCAAATTGGTGACACGGTTAGCTTTGGTGACAAGGTTAAAGTCAATGGCCGCGACATAGAGCCTAGACAGGAAGAGGACTTAGTCTTCATCGCACTAAATAAGCCAGTAGGTATTGTCAGTACCACTGAAAGCACCGAGCGCGATAACATTGTGGATTTTGTTAATCACAGTGACCGGATTTTCCCTATTGGCCGCTTAGATAAAGACTCTCAAGGCTTGATATTCCTGACTAACAATGGCGATCTGGTCAATAAAATTTTGCGTGCAGGTAACAACCACGACAAAGAGTATGTGGTCACCGTCAACAAGCCGATCACCGAAGCGTTTTTAACCGGAATGCGCGCCGGTGTGCCCATGCTTGGGGTCATTACTAAAAAATGTAAGGTAGAGCAGATCTCGACTTTTGTGTTTAAGATCGTACTGGTGCAGGGCCTTAATCGCCAGATCCGCAGAATGTGTGAGCATTTCAACTTTGAAGTCACTAAGCTGGAACGTCAGAGCATAATGAATGTCTCCTTAAAAGGCTTACCTTTAGGAGAATGGCGAGACTTAGATGACGAGGAACTATCAACCCTATTTAAGCTGATAGAGAACTCCTCTTCTGAAGACAAAAAAGCCCCAAAAAAAGCGGTGAAAAAACCCACTAAGAAACCCAATAAGTCGCTACGGGATAAGATTGAAGGCCCTGAGCACTTTATGCAAAATCATGGTGGTAATAAGAAGAAAAAGCCTGCTGGTGCCAATAAAGGCAAGCCATCACACTCGAGACGTCCTAAGCGTTAG
- a CDS encoding oxidative stress defense protein, with translation MKKSVLAAILSASLLTATFAITAPKAQASDINFPHIETIGTSQIVVKADMAELNVEVVTEAKTPAEAKAGSDKAVADFIGRLTKAGVKREQIQSANLQLYPNHVYDPQTRTNNEVGYKASRKVTVTITELDTLNDILDSALAQGINRINNIAFKSSKEAELIEEARLLAIKDAQQKAKFLAKGFGERLAGVWEVRYFDQRPIQPVMYRMDAAPKGNVAESYQEAQMTISDRVEVVYRLK, from the coding sequence ATGAAAAAATCGGTATTAGCAGCCATATTGTCAGCAAGCTTATTAACTGCCACTTTTGCTATCACGGCACCTAAGGCACAGGCCAGTGACATTAACTTTCCTCATATTGAAACCATAGGCACTAGCCAAATCGTGGTCAAAGCCGATATGGCAGAGCTTAATGTAGAAGTGGTCACAGAAGCTAAAACCCCAGCAGAAGCTAAAGCAGGATCAGATAAAGCGGTAGCCGACTTTATCGGCAGGCTGACGAAAGCAGGAGTAAAGCGCGAGCAGATCCAAAGTGCGAATTTACAACTTTATCCGAACCATGTTTACGACCCACAGACACGCACTAACAATGAAGTGGGTTACAAAGCCAGCCGAAAAGTGACCGTGACCATTACAGAACTCGACACACTCAACGACATCTTAGACAGTGCATTAGCCCAAGGCATTAATCGCATTAACAACATCGCCTTTAAATCGAGCAAAGAAGCTGAGCTAATTGAAGAAGCTCGCTTACTTGCCATTAAGGATGCACAGCAAAAAGCAAAATTTCTCGCGAAGGGATTTGGTGAGCGATTAGCGGGCGTATGGGAAGTGCGTTATTTTGACCAACGTCCGATCCAGCCCGTAATGTATAGAATGGATGCGGCACCTAAAGGCAATGTAGCCGAGAGCTATCAAGAGGCGCAGATGACGATCAGCGACCGTGTCGAAGTGGTCTATCGCCTAAAATAA
- a CDS encoding WD40 repeat domain-containing protein, producing the protein MHIQPLNRCLYCLLLLLAPLFLSACHDAPPTKTPQQIHRLVEDTLIDGTLSKDAQLAITLERIRTVTVWNTKTHTPIYRWPAEQFDTPAYLVALSGNNRYVAVAGKQQVSLFDLSNGQLALRWQVSGFDPDSSISTLALNQSGKQLAIGMNEGSIILVNLSSQQLSMFKQHDTEVSHLEFSQFNEHILSAGYDGKVLWWAKGSGAVIKTFSLPQRITSTSFDETNRRLFFADSLDNHRIINPTSNTDITQLDYPERYRYFRKALFIDHGHELITATSKQAIIHWDAKSGKEIQHWDISAFSLGTTVMDMVLDDTGELLTLSSDGGLERWAL; encoded by the coding sequence TTGCATATTCAGCCTCTCAATCGTTGCCTATATTGCCTACTGTTATTATTGGCGCCACTTTTCCTTAGCGCTTGTCATGATGCGCCCCCAACAAAGACACCTCAACAGATCCATCGATTAGTGGAAGACACGCTTATTGATGGCACATTATCTAAAGATGCCCAACTCGCCATAACATTAGAGCGCATCAGAACCGTGACGGTTTGGAACACCAAAACCCACACCCCTATCTATCGTTGGCCTGCAGAGCAGTTTGATACTCCGGCCTACCTCGTTGCGCTGTCTGGTAATAACCGCTACGTAGCTGTCGCAGGTAAGCAACAGGTATCCCTGTTTGATTTGAGTAATGGCCAACTTGCACTGCGTTGGCAAGTTAGTGGCTTTGACCCAGATTCAAGCATTTCAACCTTGGCACTCAATCAAAGCGGCAAGCAACTCGCCATAGGGATGAACGAAGGCAGTATCATCCTAGTTAACCTATCAAGCCAACAGTTATCCATGTTTAAACAGCATGATACCGAAGTGAGCCACCTAGAATTCAGCCAGTTTAATGAACATATTCTGTCTGCTGGATACGATGGCAAAGTGCTTTGGTGGGCTAAGGGTAGTGGAGCGGTTATCAAGACGTTTTCACTGCCACAAAGAATCACCAGTACCAGTTTCGATGAAACCAATCGGCGCCTATTTTTTGCCGATAGCTTAGATAATCACCGCATTATCAACCCCACGTCAAACACAGATATCACTCAGTTAGATTATCCTGAACGCTATCGCTATTTTCGCAAAGCGCTGTTCATTGACCATGGGCATGAGCTGATCACAGCAACCTCAAAACAGGCCATCATCCACTGGGATGCCAAATCAGGAAAGGAGATCCAGCACTGGGATATTAGTGCATTTTCTCTCGGTACTACGGTTATGGACATGGTGCTGGATGACACAGGGGAATTACTGACATTAAGCTCTGATGGTGGCCTTGAGCGGTGGGCACTCTAG
- a CDS encoding potassium/proton antiporter, translating into MSYEVILLGVAALIAVGILLHHPSKTLGIPSLLIFMGVGLSLGNGEFSFVYDNLLVTSTVGAVALNIIVFVGGINTSTDSIKLAYKEGGVLATFGVFFTTVILGGLLYPLTDWSLVICLLFAAIVSSTDAAAVFSILESKKLKLKEKTDTVLEFESATNDPVALVMVMILTGIALAPGKAISAWEIGQMLALQIALGIGIAFVVGQLAVAALNSIQLQEYGLIPVFVLASFIIAAYGSDLAGGNILIASYVCGVVIGNGIKRGGEITKHFFNSISWLAQSLMFIILGLQIFPQTLFSVFALSLIPAALLMFVARPLAVQLCYLPFIKASWKKRLFISSIGLKGATPIVFSLIPAAAGVEGAIELVHVVFFIVLFSIVLQGTAIEPLAKKLKLNI; encoded by the coding sequence ATGTCATACGAAGTTATCTTGCTTGGTGTCGCCGCACTGATCGCGGTGGGTATTTTATTGCACCATCCTTCAAAAACCTTGGGCATTCCTAGCTTGTTGATCTTCATGGGCGTAGGCCTGAGTTTAGGCAATGGCGAGTTTTCATTTGTCTATGATAATTTGCTTGTCACTTCTACTGTTGGGGCTGTTGCACTAAACATTATTGTGTTTGTCGGGGGGATAAATACCTCTACGGATAGCATTAAGTTGGCTTATAAAGAGGGAGGGGTGTTAGCCACCTTTGGGGTGTTTTTTACCACTGTTATCTTAGGTGGATTACTGTATCCGTTAACCGATTGGAGTTTGGTGATTTGCCTGTTGTTTGCCGCTATCGTATCGTCAACTGACGCCGCCGCGGTGTTTTCGATTCTTGAGTCTAAAAAGCTCAAGCTAAAAGAGAAGACAGATACCGTGCTGGAATTTGAATCGGCAACCAATGATCCTGTCGCTCTCGTTATGGTGATGATCTTAACGGGGATTGCGTTGGCCCCAGGCAAAGCGATTTCAGCATGGGAGATTGGCCAGATGCTGGCGCTGCAGATCGCACTGGGGATTGGTATTGCATTTGTTGTTGGTCAGTTAGCCGTAGCAGCCCTCAATAGCATTCAGCTGCAAGAGTATGGGCTTATTCCGGTATTTGTACTCGCAAGTTTTATCATTGCCGCTTATGGAAGCGATCTTGCGGGGGGGAATATTCTTATTGCCTCCTATGTCTGTGGTGTGGTGATTGGTAATGGTATTAAGCGTGGTGGTGAGATAACTAAGCATTTCTTTAATAGCATCTCTTGGCTGGCGCAATCACTGATGTTTATTATCTTAGGTTTGCAGATCTTTCCCCAAACCTTGTTCTCTGTGTTTGCGCTATCTTTGATTCCTGCTGCACTGCTAATGTTTGTAGCCCGTCCACTAGCCGTGCAGCTTTGCTATCTTCCGTTTATCAAGGCTAGCTGGAAGAAGCGTTTGTTTATCTCATCGATTGGCCTTAAAGGGGCTACTCCTATCGTGTTTTCACTTATTCCGGCCGCTGCTGGTGTCGAAGGGGCTATCGAGTTGGTGCATGTGGTGTTCTTTATTGTGCTGTTTTCGATTGTATTGCAAGGCACTGCGATAGAGCCTTTGGCTAAAAAGCTCAAGCTGAATATCTAA
- the lgt gene encoding prolipoprotein diacylglyceryl transferase: MDHLVWNMDPVLVSFMGLTVHWYGVLFASAIAAGFQVMKHIYTKEGLDVESLDNLLIYCVIGIIVGARLAHVLFYDPSYYFSHPVKILAIWEGGLASHGGGLGAILALYYYKRKVKLPFLFLLDRLAIATAIFGFFVRMANFANSEILGVPSDKPWAIIFERVDMLPRHPAQLYEAIAYLTIFITLWIIYKSTQMKQKQGAIFGLFLVLVFSARFAIEFVKVKQAAYAQDWTMSAGQMLSVPFLVVGVILLLLPYLRKPSV; this comes from the coding sequence TTGGATCATTTAGTTTGGAATATGGACCCAGTTCTGGTCTCGTTTATGGGGCTGACTGTACATTGGTATGGAGTGCTGTTTGCCTCTGCGATAGCCGCAGGTTTTCAGGTGATGAAACATATCTATACCAAAGAGGGTTTAGATGTTGAATCGTTAGATAACCTGCTGATCTATTGTGTTATTGGTATTATTGTCGGGGCGCGTCTCGCTCATGTATTGTTTTACGATCCAAGTTACTACTTCTCTCATCCAGTGAAAATTCTGGCTATTTGGGAGGGCGGCCTTGCCAGTCATGGTGGTGGTTTAGGGGCGATTTTGGCACTGTATTATTATAAGCGTAAGGTTAAACTGCCGTTTTTATTCCTGCTCGATCGTCTTGCTATTGCGACTGCCATTTTTGGCTTCTTTGTTCGTATGGCTAATTTTGCCAATTCTGAAATTTTGGGCGTTCCTAGTGATAAGCCTTGGGCGATTATCTTCGAGCGTGTCGATATGCTGCCTCGACACCCAGCCCAGCTCTATGAAGCGATCGCTTATCTTACGATTTTCATTACCCTATGGATTATCTACAAATCAACTCAGATGAAACAAAAGCAAGGGGCTATATTTGGCCTGTTTTTGGTGCTGGTATTCAGTGCTCGCTTTGCCATTGAGTTCGTTAAGGTTAAACAGGCTGCCTATGCTCAAGATTGGACTATGAGCGCAGGCCAGATGTTAAGCGTGCCATTTTTAGTGGTGGGCGTGATTTTATTGTTACTGCCTTATCTGAGAAAGCCTAGTGTTTAA
- the gabT gene encoding 4-aminobutyrate--2-oxoglutarate transaminase codes for MNNAELQARKVKAIARGQGNAYPVYVERAKNAEIWDVEGNRFIDFGTGIAVCNTGHSHPKIVEAVKAQLDNFSHTCVMVNPYESAVELAEKLTEIAPGDSDKKAIFVTTGAEAVENCVKIARAYTGRRGVIAFNGGFHGRTNLTMALTGKISPYKHQFGPFAGDIFHAPYPMALHDVSVKDSLKAIENLFKVDIAPCDVAAIIVEPVQGEGGFYAAPAEFLQALRKLCDQHGIVLIADEIQSGFGRTGKMFSFEHADVEPDLITMAKGIAGGFPLAAVVGKSDIMDAPLSGGLGGTYGGSPVGCVAALAVLEVMAEENLVERAVQIGATFNEHLTGLQQQYPHLIGEVRNQGAMIAMELIVDGDKEQPNTALTQAIIASAAKHGLVLLACGFYGNVIRFLPALTISDATVHEGLEKFNQLFASVAK; via the coding sequence ATGAACAACGCAGAATTACAGGCTCGTAAAGTTAAGGCTATTGCAAGAGGCCAAGGCAACGCTTACCCAGTTTATGTCGAACGTGCTAAAAATGCCGAAATTTGGGATGTGGAAGGCAATCGTTTTATCGATTTCGGTACGGGTATTGCGGTGTGCAATACTGGTCATAGTCATCCAAAAATTGTCGAGGCGGTTAAGGCTCAGCTCGATAACTTTAGCCATACTTGCGTGATGGTGAATCCCTATGAATCGGCAGTCGAGCTTGCAGAGAAGCTGACTGAGATCGCCCCAGGTGACAGTGATAAGAAAGCGATTTTTGTAACAACGGGTGCAGAGGCCGTTGAAAACTGCGTCAAAATAGCGCGCGCTTATACTGGCCGTCGAGGCGTTATCGCTTTTAATGGCGGCTTCCATGGGAGAACCAATTTGACCATGGCGCTGACGGGAAAAATTAGCCCTTACAAGCATCAGTTCGGCCCATTTGCGGGGGATATCTTCCACGCGCCTTATCCAATGGCGTTGCATGACGTCAGTGTAAAAGATTCGCTCAAGGCGATTGAAAACCTATTTAAGGTAGATATTGCACCTTGTGATGTCGCTGCCATTATTGTCGAACCCGTTCAGGGGGAAGGTGGATTCTACGCCGCGCCAGCAGAGTTTTTACAGGCGCTACGCAAGCTATGCGATCAGCATGGGATCGTGTTAATTGCCGATGAGATCCAAAGTGGTTTTGGCCGCACAGGTAAGATGTTTAGTTTTGAGCACGCAGATGTCGAACCGGATCTGATCACCATGGCGAAGGGGATCGCCGGTGGATTCCCGCTAGCGGCTGTGGTGGGTAAGAGCGACATTATGGATGCGCCACTGTCTGGTGGTCTAGGTGGTACCTATGGCGGATCGCCCGTGGGCTGTGTCGCGGCGCTAGCGGTACTGGAGGTGATGGCCGAGGAAAACTTAGTAGAACGCGCGGTGCAAATTGGTGCGACTTTCAATGAGCATCTGACTGGGTTGCAGCAGCAATATCCTCATCTTATTGGTGAGGTGCGTAATCAAGGCGCGATGATCGCGATGGAGTTGATTGTCGATGGCGATAAAGAGCAGCCTAATACCGCGCTGACTCAGGCTATTATTGCCAGTGCCGCCAAACATGGATTGGTTTTACTCGCCTGTGGTTTTTACGGCAACGTGATCCGCTTCCTGCCAGCTTTGACCATTAGTGATGCAACCGTTCATGAAGGTTTAGAAAAGTTTAACCAGCTATTTGCCTCTGTCGCAAAATAA
- a CDS encoding NAD-dependent succinate-semialdehyde dehydrogenase has translation MQGIKDSQLIKLASYIDGNWIHSDKRFAVVNPANQETIAHVSDAGCAETEMAILAAKRALPAWSKKSANERAALMRKWFNLMMEHQEDLGRILTLEQGKPLAEAKGEIAYGAAFIDWFAEEGKRVYGDTIPAPSNDKRILVIKQPVGVVASITPWNFPNAMIARKAAAALAAGCTYVARPAPATPLSALAMAELAERAGIPAGVFNIVVGEDAVGMGKVLTQHPDVAKFTFTGSTAVGKILLTQCATSVKKVSMELGGNAPFIVFDDADIDAAVQGALISKYRNAGQTCVCTNRIFVQSKVAAEFTEKFAAAVAGLNVGDGLSEGVTVGPMINKTAVDNVLKLVEETVASGAKVMTGGQRSDLGESFLAPVIVTGVTNDMALARNEIFGPVTPIISFDDEAEAINMANDTEYGLAAYFYARDIGRIFRVAEGLEYGMVGVNEGIISNAAAPFGGVKQSGNGREGSKYGLDDYLEIKYLCLGGLDK, from the coding sequence ATGCAGGGAATTAAAGATAGCCAGTTAATCAAACTCGCCTCATATATCGATGGCAACTGGATCCATAGCGACAAGCGATTCGCGGTGGTGAACCCTGCGAATCAAGAGACGATTGCCCACGTATCCGATGCGGGATGCGCCGAAACAGAGATGGCGATATTAGCGGCGAAGAGGGCGTTACCGGCTTGGTCAAAAAAATCCGCTAATGAACGCGCGGCGTTAATGCGTAAATGGTTCAACCTGATGATGGAGCATCAAGAGGATTTAGGGCGAATACTCACCCTTGAGCAAGGTAAACCGCTGGCTGAAGCAAAGGGGGAAATCGCCTATGGTGCCGCCTTTATCGATTGGTTTGCCGAAGAGGGTAAGCGAGTCTACGGAGATACTATCCCCGCACCATCGAATGACAAACGTATCTTAGTCATTAAACAACCCGTTGGTGTGGTGGCGTCTATTACGCCCTGGAACTTCCCTAACGCCATGATCGCCCGTAAGGCCGCTGCGGCACTGGCGGCAGGCTGTACTTATGTGGCTCGTCCAGCGCCAGCCACGCCCTTGTCTGCGCTGGCTATGGCCGAACTGGCGGAACGCGCTGGCATTCCTGCTGGGGTGTTTAATATCGTTGTCGGTGAAGATGCTGTGGGTATGGGTAAGGTATTGACTCAACATCCTGATGTTGCCAAGTTTACCTTTACTGGTTCAACTGCGGTGGGCAAGATTTTGCTAACACAGTGTGCGACCAGTGTGAAAAAGGTCTCGATGGAGCTAGGTGGCAACGCGCCATTTATCGTATTCGATGATGCCGATATCGACGCCGCAGTGCAGGGCGCTCTGATTTCTAAATACCGTAATGCGGGTCAAACCTGTGTCTGTACTAACCGAATATTTGTTCAAAGTAAGGTTGCTGCGGAATTTACCGAAAAGTTTGCTGCGGCGGTGGCGGGCTTAAATGTGGGTGACGGTTTAAGCGAAGGCGTTACTGTTGGACCAATGATCAATAAAACTGCCGTCGATAATGTGCTCAAACTGGTGGAAGAGACTGTTGCCAGTGGCGCGAAGGTGATGACTGGCGGTCAGCGTAGCGATTTAGGCGAGAGTTTCCTCGCACCTGTGATTGTCACTGGCGTAACCAATGATATGGCTCTGGCGCGTAATGAAATTTTTGGCCCTGTGACACCTATTATCAGTTTCGATGACGAAGCCGAAGCGATCAACATGGCTAACGACACCGAGTATGGCTTAGCCGCTTACTTTTACGCTCGTGATATCGGTCGTATCTTCCGCGTCGCAGAGGGGCTGGAATATGGCATGGTGGGAGTTAACGAAGGGATCATCTCTAATGCCGCCGCGCCTTTTGGTGGGGTGAAACAGTCGGGTAATGGTCGTGAAGGTTCTAAATATGGTCTAGATGATTACTTAGAAATTAAGTACTTGTGTCTTGGCGGATTGGATAAGTAA
- a CDS encoding LysR family transcriptional regulator, producing MSKQSIIPKTVTEYDLRLLRIFRTVVENGGFAAAETELGVTRSTISVHMSNLESRMKLKLCSRGRGGFALTEAGQAVYHACIELFDSLNNFSMFVNNLGEELIGELVILCADQLDHTMQQKLAQVIAYIHRRQPQLHLILDGEALHHIEKSLLQDKAHVGLLPSYQQIEGLNYRTIFSEPIYLCCSAQHPYFHLTDHEISAEMLAKTHSIHPGVDIDPDGREQLKRLNLSAKAYQFDTRKTLILSGCYLGYLPLSYIQQELKAKQMKIIHADEASYQFNLSMVSKHSARETAKVELLMAAFNEVFALGEVG from the coding sequence ATGAGCAAGCAATCGATAATTCCTAAAACGGTAACCGAATACGATCTACGATTGCTGCGTATCTTTCGCACCGTAGTAGAAAACGGTGGCTTCGCCGCAGCCGAAACAGAATTAGGCGTAACCCGCTCCACGATCAGCGTCCATATGTCTAATCTTGAAAGCCGTATGAAACTGAAACTCTGTAGCAGAGGACGGGGCGGTTTCGCCCTCACAGAAGCGGGCCAAGCTGTGTACCATGCCTGTATCGAGCTATTCGACTCACTCAACAATTTCTCAATGTTTGTCAATAACCTAGGTGAAGAGTTAATCGGCGAATTGGTGATACTCTGCGCCGACCAACTCGACCATACGATGCAACAGAAGTTGGCGCAAGTGATCGCCTATATTCATCGGCGCCAACCACAGCTGCACCTCATCTTAGATGGTGAAGCACTGCACCATATCGAGAAATCACTGCTACAAGATAAAGCCCATGTTGGGCTACTTCCCAGCTATCAACAGATAGAAGGTCTAAACTATCGCACCATCTTCAGTGAACCTATTTATCTCTGTTGCAGCGCGCAACACCCCTACTTTCACTTAACTGATCATGAGATCAGTGCCGAAATGTTGGCTAAGACCCACTCTATTCATCCGGGAGTCGATATCGATCCCGATGGCAGAGAGCAATTAAAGCGCCTAAACCTTTCGGCAAAGGCATATCAGTTTGATACTCGTAAAACCTTAATTCTATCGGGCTGCTACCTAGGTTATCTGCCGCTAAGCTATATACAGCAAGAACTTAAAGCAAAACAGATGAAGATAATCCACGCCGATGAAGCCAGTTATCAATTTAACCTATCTATGGTCAGTAAACATTCGGCGAGAGAGACAGCTAAAGTCGAGCTGCTAATGGCGGCGTTTAATGAGGTATTTGCACTGGGTGAAGTGGGATAA